One genomic region from Sulfurimonas sp. encodes:
- a CDS encoding M14 family zinc carboxypeptidase: protein MREQYSSYDECVAFFKDAQKNNPNLFQVRTIGTTWEDREIIAVSVTKNVDNHLDKPALFFTGTVHAREWIGIELSISFAKYIIEHIDYDPQLNEILDRATLYMVPCANPDGFEYSRNHFSFWRKNRRKNADGSFGVDLNRNFSVGFTPNKDTSSNVYSGPSAFSEPETTALRDFVIEHKNITIALDYHSQGNVFFPAHNFIHEDAIDAIDLNLLAGNMAEEIRKRSGREYGIHMGKPPVHLISGSGREFYYSQGALSLVVEVGTRNISDYKEHMSENIDENLPALMIALSEAKNYKKENALPRVENFVASEITFKEVELSWDYADDETVYFEIYRSKKQKGFSQVSNRIGTTKLKTFIDKNLKSSRNYYYYVRAVCKAKFIKSPYAQILGVRTQPAENMFSKILYPLADKVGYVGEKTKKNTDHYGNNSMFVGVSESKGECFGVCGFSLSSIPKNAIITSASISFYPMNRVSVQVESFGEWRVGQIDERTIDNISSFDEIKNVKSLSYIDRPTGSAQLSQGIWRTYTFASQELRVLQKSLLRSEALFRFDGPSTLPIDRASQLMQWDIGYGKFSGGLTYRPKLDISYTVDEAKIELKSSREFTAINDKILESKLLAGYDENCFKKYACLEFDLSQWPEMDNTIISSAYLEIEAIKIDSKNTLRFHIEMIVPSDGVNTYEKIQKREIIERIGYDVSVLDVKSEPIQRFVFDTYAINEMAENVSKNAKAYFVISATSQVFLKNQDVKFMDTKRVKRPSLVIKYIKKRRNPPQQVENLTYSIESNIIKLKWDLPNDDGYKGAIVVKNPFKVPCTAYDGQKLYGGMDDYTYDNFGDKDMHKYYAVFSYDDVPNFSEPVFIEINSKEKS, encoded by the coding sequence TTGAGAGAACAATATAGTTCATATGATGAGTGTGTAGCATTTTTTAAGGATGCACAAAAAAATAATCCAAACCTTTTTCAAGTTCGAACAATTGGTACAACATGGGAAGACCGAGAGATAATAGCTGTGAGTGTTACAAAAAATGTTGATAATCATTTAGATAAACCAGCACTTTTTTTTACGGGAACTGTTCATGCAAGAGAATGGATAGGAATAGAGTTAAGTATAAGTTTTGCTAAATATATAATAGAACATATTGATTATGACCCACAACTAAATGAAATTCTTGATAGAGCAACTTTATATATGGTTCCTTGTGCAAATCCAGATGGATTTGAGTATTCAAGAAATCATTTTTCATTTTGGAGAAAGAATAGAAGAAAAAATGCTGATGGTAGTTTTGGAGTTGATTTAAATAGAAATTTTTCTGTAGGTTTTACACCAAATAAAGATACGAGTTCAAATGTCTATTCTGGACCATCTGCCTTTAGTGAACCTGAAACAACAGCACTTAGAGATTTTGTAATAGAGCATAAGAATATTACTATAGCTCTAGATTATCATTCTCAAGGAAATGTATTCTTTCCTGCACACAACTTTATACACGAAGATGCTATTGATGCTATTGATTTAAATCTTTTAGCAGGTAATATGGCAGAAGAGATTAGAAAAAGGTCTGGTCGTGAATATGGCATTCATATGGGAAAACCTCCAGTTCATCTTATTTCTGGAAGTGGTAGAGAGTTTTATTATTCGCAAGGTGCTCTTAGTCTTGTTGTTGAAGTCGGAACAAGAAACATTAGTGATTATAAAGAACATATGAGTGAAAATATTGATGAAAATCTTCCTGCATTAATGATAGCCTTGTCTGAAGCAAAAAATTATAAAAAAGAAAATGCTCTGCCTAGAGTTGAAAATTTTGTTGCAAGTGAAATTACTTTTAAAGAAGTAGAACTTAGTTGGGATTATGCAGATGATGAAACTGTTTACTTTGAAATATATCGTTCAAAAAAACAAAAAGGTTTTTCTCAAGTGTCAAATAGGATTGGTACAACAAAGTTAAAAACATTTATTGATAAAAATTTGAAATCTTCAAGAAATTATTATTATTATGTAAGAGCAGTTTGTAAAGCAAAATTTATCAAATCTCCATATGCTCAAATTTTAGGTGTTAGAACACAACCAGCAGAAAATATGTTTTCAAAAATTTTATATCCATTAGCAGACAAAGTCGGCTATGTTGGAGAAAAAACAAAAAAAAATACAGATCATTATGGAAATAACTCTATGTTTGTTGGAGTGTCTGAGAGTAAGGGTGAATGTTTTGGAGTTTGTGGATTTTCACTCTCTAGCATACCCAAAAATGCCATCATAACTAGTGCATCTATCTCTTTTTATCCGATGAATAGAGTTTCTGTACAGGTAGAGAGTTTTGGGGAGTGGAGAGTAGGACAGATAGATGAGCGAACAATTGATAATATAAGTAGCTTTGATGAGATAAAAAATGTTAAGTCATTAAGTTATATAGATAGACCAACAGGTTCTGCACAGTTGTCACAAGGCATCTGGAGAACATATACATTTGCATCGCAAGAATTAAGAGTTTTGCAAAAATCTCTTTTACGCTCAGAGGCTCTTTTTAGGTTTGATGGTCCATCTACTCTTCCAATCGATCGTGCTTCTCAGTTAATGCAGTGGGATATAGGGTATGGTAAATTTAGTGGAGGTCTTACTTACAGACCAAAACTAGACATATCTTATACTGTTGATGAAGCTAAAATTGAACTAAAATCATCAAGAGAGTTTACAGCTATTAATGACAAAATATTAGAAAGTAAATTGTTAGCAGGTTATGATGAAAATTGTTTTAAAAAGTATGCTTGCTTAGAGTTTGATTTATCTCAATGGCCTGAAATGGATAATACAATAATATCAAGTGCATATTTAGAAATTGAAGCAATTAAAATAGACTCTAAAAATACTCTGCGTTTTCACATAGAGATGATTGTTCCAAGTGATGGTGTAAATACATATGAGAAAATTCAAAAAAGAGAAATTATTGAGAGAATAGGTTACGATGTAAGTGTTTTAGATGTTAAATCTGAACCAATTCAACGATTTGTCTTTGATACATATGCAATTAATGAAATGGCGGAGAATGTTTCTAAAAATGCAAAAGCATATTTTGTTATCTCTGCTACATCTCAAGTATTTTTGAAAAACCAAGATGTAAAATTTATGGATACTAAAAGAGTTAAAAGACCTTCATTGGTGATTAAGTATATTAAAAAAAGAAGAAATCCTCCGCAACAGGTAGAAAATTTAACTTATTCAATTGAAAGTAATATAATAAAATTAAAATGGGATTTACCAAATGATGATGGGTATAAAGGTGCTATTGTTGTGAAAAACCCTTTTAAAGTACCTTGTACTGCTTATGATGGGCAGAAATTATATGGCGGAATGGATGATTATACATATGATAATTTTGGAGATAAAGATATGCATAAATATTATGCAGTTTTCTCTTATGATGATGTTCCAAACTTCTCTGAGCCTGTTTTTATAGAGATAAATTCTAAGGAAAAAAGTTAA
- a CDS encoding ATP-grasp domain-containing protein, whose product MSNRKIGMWLYSNGGGDKITKKIVKKLKDRDIDTIGDINLRHAIAKNGHILHNDIKLDKLNLFFSYNAGEQTQYQMYLYQALNRVISTINSYDSFALTEDKFHTSFILRKAGIQTADYKLCHRDDGHHLKKIIKKWDKMVYKPTDGWGGVGLTKIESEANLDMLMPFLNQMDLRYFYVEKFIKYDNTDFRVDIVDGKFVSCYGRKANGTDWRTNVTAGGSVFMREANEEIKNIAIKACAACDVDIGGVDIIYDLEKEEYIVLEVNGIPAFATPEQEKMGLDFNNKKIDLIVDLIDKKTKKNK is encoded by the coding sequence ATGAGTAATAGAAAAATTGGAATGTGGCTTTATAGTAATGGTGGTGGTGATAAAATCACTAAAAAAATTGTAAAAAAGTTAAAAGATAGAGATATAGATACTATCGGTGATATTAACTTAAGACATGCAATCGCTAAAAATGGACATATTTTACATAATGATATAAAACTAGATAAACTTAATCTTTTTTTCTCTTATAATGCTGGTGAACAAACGCAGTATCAAATGTATTTATACCAAGCTTTAAACCGGGTCATTTCTACTATTAACTCTTACGATTCTTTCGCGTTAACTGAGGATAAATTTCATACTTCATTTATTTTGAGAAAGGCAGGAATTCAAACAGCAGATTATAAATTATGCCATAGAGATGATGGACATCACTTAAAAAAAATTATCAAAAAATGGGATAAAATGGTTTATAAACCTACTGATGGTTGGGGTGGAGTAGGTTTGACAAAAATAGAAAGTGAAGCAAACTTAGATATGTTAATGCCTTTTTTAAATCAAATGGATTTAAGATATTTTTATGTAGAAAAATTTATAAAATATGATAATACTGATTTTAGAGTTGATATTGTAGATGGTAAATTTGTATCTTGTTATGGTAGAAAAGCAAATGGAACTGACTGGCGAACAAATGTAACTGCTGGTGGTTCTGTATTTATGAGAGAAGCAAATGAAGAGATTAAAAATATAGCTATAAAAGCTTGTGCGGCATGTGATGTAGATATTGGTGGAGTTGATATAATATATGATTTGGAAAAAGAAGAGTATATAGTTTTAGAAGTAAATGGCATACCAGCATTTGCAACACCAGAACAAGAAAAAATGGGCTTAGATTTTAATAATAAAAAAATAGATTTAATAGTAGATTTAATAGATAAAAAAACAAAGAAAAATAAATAA
- a CDS encoding M20 family metallopeptidase, translating to MNYLNDLKTIINMNSYTKNKTGVDKVGEIFDEWFKDLGFELNIHNRGSIGNHRHYISACDKNSKKLLLLGHLDTVFPPNKFEDYSEDKEWIYGPGVCDMKGGNIVVLQALRNLNKKKIDIKNIDVLFVSDEETGSDDSKYLTATLAKKYDYCFVYEAAGKNMEVVTARKGVGTFFIDIQGKAAHAGNHYIDGHDANLEATYKLQNLVKLTNLEKGTTVNVGKIEGGIGANTISPHANLVFELRYKLLDEKQRVLKEIDKIVQTSFVKGTISTLSGGIQRDVMQTSQESLELIKNIKNITNTTLKHEERGGVSDANIVSSCGVITLDGFGPFGDGDHTLKERANKKSFESRISLSEKLFIYFIKNSDFKGA from the coding sequence ATGAACTACTTAAATGATTTAAAAACAATAATCAATATGAATTCTTATACAAAAAATAAAACTGGTGTGGATAAAGTTGGTGAAATATTTGATGAATGGTTTAAAGATTTAGGTTTTGAACTAAATATTCACAATAGAGGTTCCATAGGTAATCATAGACATTATATTTCTGCCTGCGATAAAAACTCAAAAAAATTACTTCTTCTTGGGCATTTAGACACCGTATTTCCTCCAAATAAATTTGAAGATTATTCTGAAGATAAAGAGTGGATTTATGGACCAGGAGTTTGTGATATGAAAGGTGGAAATATTGTAGTTCTTCAGGCTCTTCGCAATTTAAATAAAAAAAAAATAGATATAAAAAATATAGATGTTTTATTTGTAAGCGATGAAGAAACAGGAAGTGATGATTCAAAATATTTAACAGCAACATTGGCTAAAAAATACGATTATTGTTTTGTATATGAAGCAGCAGGTAAAAATATGGAAGTAGTAACTGCTAGAAAAGGTGTTGGAACTTTTTTTATTGATATACAAGGCAAAGCTGCTCACGCTGGAAATCATTATATAGATGGGCATGATGCAAATTTAGAAGCCACTTATAAACTTCAAAACTTAGTAAAACTTACTAATTTAGAAAAAGGAACAACGGTAAATGTTGGTAAGATAGAAGGAGGCATAGGAGCAAATACTATTTCTCCTCATGCAAATTTAGTTTTTGAGCTAAGATATAAACTTTTAGATGAAAAACAAAGAGTTTTAAAAGAGATTGATAAAATAGTTCAAACATCATTTGTAAAAGGAACTATATCTACTCTAAGTGGTGGCATTCAAAGAGATGTAATGCAAACATCACAAGAATCTTTGGAGTTAATAAAAAACATAAAAAACATTACAAATACTACACTTAAACATGAAGAGAGGGGTGGAGTAAGTGATGCAAATATTGTAAGTTCATGTGGAGTTATTACTCTTGATGGTTTTGGACCATTTGGCGATGGTGATCATACTCTAAAAGAGAGAGCAAATAAAAAAAGTTTTGAATCTAGGATATCCTTAAGTGAAAAGCTTTTTATCTATTTTATAAAAAATTCAGATTTTAAAGGGGCATAG
- the rplS gene encoding 50S ribosomal protein L19 produces the protein MRNKYIENFEKAQVAEKTLPQFRAGDTVRLAVTIKEGDKSRVQSYEGVCIAKRGQGTGKTITVRKIGANGIGIERIFPIYSDSINEIKVIRRGRVRRAKLFYLRDLAGKKARIKELRRK, from the coding sequence ATGAGAAATAAATATATAGAAAACTTTGAAAAAGCACAAGTAGCTGAGAAAACACTTCCCCAATTTCGTGCTGGTGATACTGTTCGTTTGGCAGTAACTATTAAAGAGGGTGATAAATCTCGTGTGCAAAGCTACGAAGGCGTTTGTATTGCAAAAAGAGGTCAAGGTACTGGAAAAACTATAACAGTGCGTAAAATTGGTGCTAATGGTATTGGAATTGAAAGAATTTTCCCAATCTACTCTGATTCAATCAATGAGATAAAAGTTATTCGTCGCGGTCGTGTTCGTCGTGCTAAACTATTTTATCTTCGTGATCTTGCAGGTAAAAAAGCTCGTATTAAAGAACTTAGAAGAAAATAA
- the trmD gene encoding tRNA (guanosine(37)-N1)-methyltransferase TrmD codes for MKFTFVTLFKNLVNGYFSDSILSRAIEKNIINIEYLNPRDFSDNKHFKVDDTAVGGGAGMVMNPQPLYDCLDSLKKSDEDTHIIFLTPVAKQFTQRDAKRLAKKSHIAFVSGRYEGIDERVLEEYCDEVFSIGDYILTGGELPSLVICDSISRNVAGVLGNSDSLSVESFETPLLEAPSFSKPQNYKNNSVPKEYLKGNHSKIRSLKLALSECKTKFFRPEQLLKHKIASKMTNKGTQR; via the coding sequence ATGAAATTTACTTTTGTAACCTTATTTAAAAATCTTGTTAATGGATATTTTTCTGATTCTATACTAAGTAGAGCAATAGAGAAAAATATTATAAATATTGAGTATCTAAATCCAAGAGATTTTAGTGATAATAAACATTTTAAAGTTGATGACACAGCAGTTGGTGGTGGAGCAGGTATGGTTATGAACCCACAACCTCTTTATGATTGTTTAGATTCTTTAAAAAAGAGTGATGAAGATACACATATAATCTTTTTAACCCCAGTTGCAAAGCAATTTACTCAGCGCGATGCAAAAAGATTAGCAAAAAAATCCCATATAGCTTTTGTGAGTGGAAGATATGAAGGGATTGATGAGAGAGTTCTTGAAGAGTATTGTGATGAGGTTTTTTCTATCGGAGATTACATACTTACGGGGGGAGAACTTCCATCTTTAGTTATATGTGATTCAATCTCGAGAAATGTTGCTGGAGTTTTGGGAAATAGTGATTCTTTAAGTGTTGAGAGCTTTGAAACGCCACTTTTAGAAGCACCTTCTTTCTCAAAACCGCAAAATTATAAAAACAATAGTGTCCCTAAAGAATATTTAAAGGGAAATCATAGTAAAATCCGCTCACTAAAATTAGCTCTGTCTGAATGTAAAACTAAGTTTTTCAGACCTGAGCAGTTATTAAAGCATAAAATTGCTTCTAAAATGACAAATAAAGGAACTCAAAGATGA
- the rimM gene encoding ribosome maturation factor RimM (Essential for efficient processing of 16S rRNA) gives MSSQIKEVRLHIATIGKTVGIKGDMKFHIKCDFPEQFQNNSTFLTNKNTTITLSEVNHNKAQVKIAGVFSVEDAKQYTNLKLYTTREETRKNCHLEKGEFFWFDLEDCEIYEDGKCIGKVDDVERIAVTNYLNVFTSDELIKKGLPKKFLIPFHKPFILNTDIDKKIITTDGALDILEAS, from the coding sequence ATGTCGAGCCAAATTAAAGAAGTAAGACTTCATATCGCAACTATTGGCAAAACTGTCGGTATAAAAGGCGATATGAAATTTCATATCAAATGTGATTTTCCCGAACAATTTCAAAATAATTCCACATTTTTGACAAATAAAAATACTACAATAACTTTAAGCGAAGTAAACCATAACAAAGCTCAGGTGAAAATTGCAGGTGTTTTTAGTGTTGAAGATGCTAAACAATACACAAATCTAAAACTCTATACAACAAGAGAAGAAACAAGAAAAAATTGCCACTTAGAAAAAGGTGAGTTTTTTTGGTTTGATTTAGAGGATTGTGAAATTTATGAAGATGGTAAATGTATAGGAAAAGTTGATGATGTGGAGCGTATAGCAGTTACAAATTATCTAAATGTTTTTACAAGTGATGAGTTGATAAAAAAAGGCTTACCAAAGAAATTTTTAATCCCTTTTCATAAACCATTTATTTTAAATACAGATATTGATAAAAAAATCATCACGACAGATGGTGCATTGGATATTTTAGAAGCTTCATAA
- a CDS encoding KH domain-containing protein, with the protein MISEFVAQFAKLIATYPDDIKVQIKQSDEVTQIVLFANQADVGKLIGKEGKMIGAIKTVISGCKAKDGVSYRINVEPN; encoded by the coding sequence ATGATTAGTGAATTTGTCGCACAATTTGCAAAACTTATAGCAACTTATCCAGATGACATAAAAGTGCAAATTAAACAAAGCGATGAAGTAACTCAAATAGTTCTTTTTGCTAATCAAGCCGATGTTGGTAAACTGATTGGTAAAGAGGGCAAAATGATTGGTGCGATAAAAACTGTTATCTCTGGTTGTAAAGCAAAAGATGGCGTAAGTTACAGAATAAATGTCGAGCCAAATTAA
- the rpsP gene encoding 30S ribosomal protein S16 has product MTVIRLTRMGRKKQPFYRIAVTDSRKRRDGGWIELIGHYNPMTKVLVVDNERVDYWLSVGAQMSNRVKKITGR; this is encoded by the coding sequence ATGACAGTAATTAGACTTACTCGTATGGGAAGAAAAAAACAACCATTTTATCGTATCGCGGTAACAGATAGCCGTAAGCGTAGAGACGGTGGTTGGATTGAACTTATTGGACACTATAATCCAATGACAAAAGTATTAGTTGTAGATAACGAGAGAGTTGACTATTGGTTAAGTGTTGGTGCTCAAATGAGTAACAGAGTTAAAAAGATAACTGGTCGCTAA
- a CDS encoding aminotransferase class IV: METIKSVDGRLLHLGYHQKRYESVLKSFGIYTFHNLCEYLKPPSDGIYKCRLIYNENIVDISYTLYIKKQIKSLKLIYDNKIEYFHKSTSREVINELFEKKQNCDDILIVKNNLVCDTSIANIALFKDGIWFTPSKPLLNGTTRQRLLDEGRLQETNIKVDDLKDYTKLALLNAMIDFDIIQKYNLKDIIC, from the coding sequence TTGGAAACTATAAAATCAGTTGATGGAAGATTATTGCATCTAGGATATCATCAAAAGAGATATGAAAGTGTTTTAAAATCATTTGGCATCTATACTTTTCATAATTTATGTGAATATTTAAAACCTCCATCTGATGGCATCTACAAATGTCGTTTGATTTATAATGAAAATATAGTAGATATTTCTTATACGCTCTACATAAAAAAACAAATCAAATCTCTTAAATTAATATATGACAATAAAATAGAATATTTTCATAAATCAACTTCCAGAGAAGTCATAAATGAACTTTTTGAAAAAAAACAAAACTGTGACGATATACTTATAGTTAAAAATAATCTTGTTTGTGACACAAGCATCGCGAATATCGCTTTATTTAAAGATGGCATCTGGTTTACTCCATCAAAACCTCTTTTAAATGGAACAACAAGACAAAGGCTTTTAGATGAAGGAAGACTACAAGAAACAAATATAAAAGTTGATGATTTGAAAGATTATACAAAGCTTGCTCTTCTTAATGCTATGATAGATTTTGATATAATACAAAAATATAATTTAAAGGATATTATTTGTTAG
- a CDS encoding LysR family transcriptional regulator has product MLKDFAKLQTFLMVIKEKSFSKASAKLGISQPAVTQQIKFIEDYLDTRIVERKKNGILLTKEGEDLYRIAVKLEKAISSSEKELLKIINKEFTFIMGSSNAIGNYILPNYLGEIKKRLDNEVYIQIGLSEDVIGQLEDKKIDLALIESPVFKDGIIFREWVEDELVIFSNQPLKKQLTADDLLDFDWICRNEESHTRKLTAEVFEEIGVQCANFNVLAVLASPTAIKESILHADKNSSRPLVSVMSRHVIQSDIQDGRLYEARIKNFKLQRHFYIAYLKERKHDAFVDNVVHYLLSINKV; this is encoded by the coding sequence ATGTTAAAAGATTTTGCGAAATTACAAACCTTCTTGATGGTTATTAAAGAAAAGAGTTTTTCTAAGGCATCTGCAAAGTTAGGTATTTCACAACCCGCGGTTACTCAGCAGATAAAATTTATTGAAGATTATTTAGATACAAGAATAGTTGAGAGAAAAAAGAATGGTATTTTACTAACTAAAGAGGGTGAAGACCTGTATAGAATAGCAGTTAAACTTGAAAAAGCAATATCTAGTAGTGAAAAAGAACTTTTAAAAATTATAAATAAAGAATTCACTTTTATTATGGGAAGTTCAAATGCAATAGGAAACTATATACTTCCAAATTATTTAGGTGAGATTAAAAAAAGACTTGATAATGAAGTTTATATACAAATAGGACTTTCAGAGGATGTTATAGGACAGCTTGAAGATAAAAAAATTGATCTTGCTTTAATAGAATCTCCAGTTTTTAAAGATGGAATAATATTTAGAGAATGGGTTGAAGATGAGTTAGTTATTTTTTCAAATCAACCACTTAAAAAGCAACTAACAGCAGATGATTTACTTGACTTTGATTGGATTTGTCGTAACGAAGAATCACATACAAGAAAACTAACAGCTGAAGTATTTGAAGAGATAGGTGTTCAGTGTGCTAACTTTAATGTTCTTGCTGTATTAGCATCTCCAACTGCTATAAAAGAGTCTATTTTACATGCAGATAAAAACTCTTCAAGACCGTTGGTTTCTGTAATGTCACGACATGTAATTCAAAGTGATATACAAGATGGAAGACTTTATGAGGCCAGAATTAAAAACTTTAAATTACAAAGACATTTTTATATAGCATATTTAAAAGAGAGAAAACATGACGCTTTTGTTGATAATGTAGTTCATTATCTACTCTCTATAAATAAGGTTTAA
- a CDS encoding ATP-dependent helicase, with protein sequence MEKIFNKLNESQTKAVKHSEGPVLILAGAGSGKTTTIVSRLAYLIEVLGIPASNTLTLTFTNKAAKEMRDRALSMISNVSSPPLLCTFHKFGLLFLKFNIHLLKRENNFVVIDTDDKKRIIKKINSEIPTPLIASEISRYKNSLLTPDDAYKQAELYNYQQIAKVYEAYEAYLLENNLVDFDDLIALTYKLLEQNPDLAQKTSQKYRYIMIDEYQDTNELQLKLLQKLCCSHNNLCVVGDDDQSIYGWRGAHIRNIMEFDQDFAGTNTFKLEENYRSREPILKVANALIEHNRSRLGKKLIPTCGAGEDVTVLNSHDENEESRKIATKITKLLDSGVNANDIAILYRVNVLSRSIEDGLNRSGISYKLVGGLRFYDRAEIKDLISYIRVITNFHDDFSFKRVVNKPKRGLGKASIDKIELAAHANESSIYEYVKKTSVTDLEVLVRKKNAKTLKTFIKNLQKVSKVAIESTYEFIDALEETFHLKDIYAGMADEADRILNMDEFYGLFRDFVKKSPESGLDEFLNELTLQSEQDQVEGRSIYMMSIHASKGLEFEHIFIIGLEEGFLPLVGDGSDLEEERRLGYVSFTRAKTTLTLSHASSRFYKGRRSDLEKSRFFNEAGLCEGSLKVEKNTAFKKGDLIRHKIFGTGRVIGISKSGREFKLNINFAGTSRDILASFVERL encoded by the coding sequence ATGGAAAAAATATTTAACAAACTTAACGAATCTCAAACTAAAGCCGTAAAACACTCAGAAGGTCCTGTTCTAATTTTAGCAGGAGCGGGTAGTGGAAAAACAACTACCATCGTTTCTCGTTTAGCTTATCTCATTGAGGTGCTTGGTATTCCTGCATCTAATACTCTAACTCTTACTTTTACAAACAAGGCTGCTAAGGAGATGCGAGATAGAGCATTGTCTATGATTAGTAATGTTTCTTCACCTCCACTTCTTTGTACTTTTCATAAATTTGGACTTTTGTTTTTAAAGTTTAATATTCATCTTTTAAAAAGAGAAAATAACTTTGTTGTGATTGATACAGATGATAAAAAACGAATAATTAAAAAAATAAATTCAGAAATACCGACACCTTTAATAGCTAGTGAAATTTCAAGATATAAAAACTCTCTTTTAACTCCAGATGATGCGTACAAACAAGCAGAACTTTACAACTATCAACAAATTGCAAAAGTTTATGAAGCATATGAAGCATATTTATTAGAAAATAATTTAGTAGATTTTGATGATTTGATTGCTCTAACATACAAACTTTTAGAACAAAATCCTGACTTAGCTCAAAAAACATCTCAAAAATATCGTTACATTATGATAGATGAGTATCAAGATACAAATGAGCTACAACTAAAACTTTTACAAAAATTATGTTGCTCTCATAATAATCTTTGTGTTGTTGGAGATGATGACCAAAGCATCTATGGTTGGCGTGGAGCGCATATACGAAATATTATGGAATTTGACCAAGATTTTGCTGGTACAAATACTTTTAAACTTGAAGAAAATTATCGTTCTCGTGAACCTATCTTAAAAGTTGCGAATGCTCTCATAGAACACAATCGTTCTCGTTTAGGAAAGAAACTCATACCTACTTGTGGAGCGGGAGAAGATGTTACTGTTTTAAACTCTCACGATGAAAATGAAGAATCAAGAAAAATTGCAACTAAAATTACTAAACTTTTAGATTCTGGAGTTAATGCAAATGATATAGCTATTTTATATCGTGTAAATGTATTAAGTCGTTCTATTGAAGATGGTTTAAATCGCTCTGGCATCTCTTATAAGCTAGTTGGTGGACTCAGATTTTATGATAGAGCAGAGATTAAAGACCTTATAAGCTACATTAGAGTTATAACCAATTTCCATGATGATTTTTCATTTAAAAGAGTTGTAAACAAACCAAAAAGAGGTTTAGGAAAAGCAAGTATAGATAAAATTGAGTTAGCGGCTCATGCAAATGAAAGTTCTATCTATGAGTATGTTAAAAAAACATCTGTCACTGATTTAGAAGTTTTAGTCAGAAAGAAAAATGCAAAAACTCTAAAAACTTTTATAAAAAACCTTCAAAAAGTATCAAAAGTTGCAATAGAATCAACCTATGAGTTTATAGATGCACTAGAAGAAACATTTCACTTAAAAGATATCTATGCTGGAATGGCTGATGAGGCAGATAGAATCTTAAATATGGACGAATTTTATGGCTTGTTTCGTGACTTTGTAAAAAAATCTCCAGAGTCTGGTCTTGACGAGTTTTTAAATGAACTTACACTTCAAAGTGAACAAGACCAAGTGGAAGGCAGAAGCATCTATATGATGAGTATTCACGCTTCAAAAGGTTTAGAGTTTGAGCATATTTTTATCATTGGACTTGAAGAAGGCTTTTTACCTCTAGTTGGAGATGGCAGTGACTTAGAAGAAGAAAGACGCTTGGGTTATGTGTCCTTTACTAGAGCAAAAACAACTTTAACTCTTTCTCATGCATCTAGTAGATTTTACAAAGGTAGAAGAAGTGATTTAGAAAAAAGTAGATTTTTTAATGAAGCTGGTCTTTGTGAAGGCTCTTTAAAAGTTGAAAAAAACACAGCCTTTAAAAAAGGTGATTTAATTCGTCACAAAATTTTTGGCACGGGAAGAGTTATTGGCATCAGTAAAAGCGGAAGAGAGTTTAAACTAAATATAAACTTCGCAGGTACTTCAAGGGACATTTTAGCCTCTTTTGTTGAGCGCTTATGA